In the Hyalangium gracile genome, one interval contains:
- a CDS encoding flavin monoamine oxidase family protein: MARTHLMNVVVRALRTARRAAAAGLPVTEYAARQRGRAMLGRRALLQFTAGAAGAAVLSACGGEEDSQSVAIVGGGMAGLHCAYRLKQLGVTARVYEAATRTGGRMFTERSLFPEGQNCELGGEFIDTGHLTMHDLARELGIELLDYTQDDQSLSRLRVSLDGRVLTEEEILRGFAPIAEQIDVALQALEDPEEYITYQTPNGAQALDQLSLSAWMDQAGIAASDPVRRLIELAYVGEFGLEANECNCLNLLTFISTDTTRLELFGESDERFHAKGGNDLFTQRLAERLEPGQIQLEHRLLKLDELSDQRYRLTFDTPEGTREVKADHVVLALPFTLLRQIPIGVSLPEVKRKAIQELGYGTNAKLMVGFSSRPWRAEPYRSDGSTYSDVGYQQTWETSRLQPGTAGILTQYVGGQKGLAIGQGTPEQQAALFLDAFDRVIPGAKAAANGRVARMHWPSYPLTLGSYSAYKVGQFTTIAGAEIERVGNLHFCGEHTSLDAQGFMEGAALTGAMAADEVAGDLGLVQEERLGPGARILARARAARVHGRWVDALRGARRGRGAVVGAGGRVR; this comes from the coding sequence ATGGCTCGAACGCACCTGATGAACGTCGTTGTACGCGCTCTGCGCACCGCTCGGCGGGCTGCCGCCGCGGGCCTGCCTGTCACCGAGTATGCCGCGCGGCAGCGCGGGCGCGCGATGCTCGGACGGCGTGCGCTCCTCCAGTTCACGGCGGGTGCGGCGGGTGCGGCGGTGCTCTCGGCCTGTGGGGGAGAGGAGGACTCGCAGAGCGTGGCCATCGTCGGGGGTGGCATGGCCGGGTTGCACTGCGCGTATCGGCTGAAGCAACTCGGTGTCACGGCGCGCGTCTACGAGGCCGCGACTCGCACCGGTGGAAGGATGTTCACGGAGCGCAGCCTCTTCCCCGAGGGCCAGAACTGCGAGCTCGGCGGCGAGTTCATCGACACCGGTCACCTGACGATGCACGACCTGGCGCGGGAGCTGGGCATCGAGCTGCTCGACTACACCCAGGATGATCAGAGCCTGTCCCGGCTGCGGGTCTCCTTGGACGGGCGGGTGCTCACCGAGGAGGAGATCCTCCGGGGCTTCGCGCCCATCGCGGAGCAGATCGACGTGGCGCTCCAGGCGCTGGAGGATCCCGAGGAGTACATCACCTACCAGACGCCCAATGGGGCCCAGGCGCTGGATCAGCTCTCGCTCTCGGCCTGGATGGATCAGGCAGGCATCGCGGCGAGCGACCCGGTGCGTCGGCTCATCGAGCTGGCCTACGTGGGCGAGTTCGGGCTCGAGGCGAACGAGTGCAACTGCCTCAACCTGCTGACCTTCATCTCCACGGACACCACGCGGCTCGAGCTGTTCGGCGAGTCCGACGAGCGCTTCCACGCCAAGGGTGGAAATGATCTCTTCACGCAGCGGCTGGCCGAGCGCCTGGAGCCGGGACAGATCCAGCTCGAGCACCGGCTGCTGAAGCTGGACGAGCTGTCCGACCAGCGCTACCGGCTGACGTTCGACACGCCGGAGGGCACCCGGGAGGTGAAGGCGGACCACGTGGTGCTGGCCCTGCCGTTCACCCTGCTGAGGCAGATCCCCATCGGGGTGTCGCTGCCCGAGGTGAAGCGCAAGGCCATCCAGGAGCTGGGGTACGGCACCAACGCGAAGCTGATGGTGGGCTTCTCCTCGCGGCCGTGGCGCGCCGAGCCGTACCGCTCGGATGGGAGCACGTACTCGGACGTGGGCTACCAGCAGACGTGGGAGACCAGTCGCCTGCAGCCAGGCACCGCGGGCATCCTCACGCAGTACGTCGGTGGGCAGAAGGGCCTGGCCATCGGCCAGGGCACGCCCGAGCAGCAGGCCGCCCTCTTCCTCGACGCCTTCGATCGCGTCATCCCCGGCGCGAAGGCCGCGGCCAACGGGCGGGTGGCGCGCATGCACTGGCCGAGCTACCCGCTGACCCTGGGCAGCTACTCCGCGTACAAGGTGGGGCAGTTCACGACGATCGCGGGCGCGGAGATCGAGCGGGTGGGCAACCTGCACTTCTGCGGCGAGCACACCAGCCTGGACGCGCAGGGCTTCATGGAAGGCGCCGCCCTCACCGGCGCCATGGCGGCGGACGAGGTGGCGGGGGATCTCGGCCTCGTTCAGGAGGAGCGGCTGGGACCGGGCGCGCGGATCCTGGCGCGGGCCCGCGCGGCCCGAGTCCATGGCCGCTGGGTGGACGCTCTGCGAGGGGCGCGGCGCGGGAGAGGGGCGGTTGTCGGAGCAGGGGGGCGCGTGCGATAG
- a CDS encoding cytochrome P450 produces MSLTLRGPRLPLLPTLRVIVNPIGVYQEWSARYGDPFLAKLPSGLLAITGNPEGIKEFFTADPNIFVPNTHTLIEPLLGTYSLLLLAGERHKRERQLLIPTFHGERMRSYGKLMQEITHRAMEGVRPGDQVLGLHLTQNISMEIIIRAVFGVEEAERVRSFVVAISDLTTSYGPVLAMWKSTRRSFAGLGPWDRFQERLASFNVMLMDQIQRRRASNAPGEDILSLLLSVRDEDGQPMTDEQIKDELRTFLLAGHETSAITMAWVLQWLHLYPEVREKLAQELAPLGSQPEAEKLARLPYLSAVVDETLRMCPVFPLTPRRLIAPFTLLGHQLPPGMGVAAAITLVHNNPTLYPEPQRFRPERFLERKYSPFEFIPFGGGARRCIGMAFANYEIKIVVGTLMAAYRFSLENPRPAKVVRRNLTLGPNTPIPMRYEGEARNVAAAA; encoded by the coding sequence ATGTCCTTGACGCTCCGGGGGCCGCGGTTGCCCCTGCTGCCGACGTTGCGCGTCATCGTGAATCCCATCGGCGTGTACCAGGAGTGGTCGGCTCGCTATGGCGATCCGTTCCTCGCGAAGCTGCCGTCAGGGCTGCTCGCCATCACTGGGAACCCGGAGGGCATCAAGGAGTTCTTCACCGCCGACCCCAACATCTTCGTCCCCAACACCCATACGTTGATCGAGCCCCTGCTGGGGACCTACTCGCTGCTGCTACTCGCCGGGGAGCGTCACAAGCGTGAGCGCCAGCTGCTCATCCCCACCTTCCACGGTGAGCGGATGCGCTCCTACGGCAAGCTGATGCAGGAGATCACCCACCGGGCCATGGAGGGCGTGCGGCCCGGGGACCAGGTGCTGGGGCTGCACCTCACGCAGAACATCTCCATGGAGATCATCATCCGTGCGGTGTTCGGCGTCGAGGAGGCGGAGCGGGTGCGGAGCTTCGTCGTGGCGATCTCGGACCTGACGACCTCCTATGGCCCCGTGCTGGCCATGTGGAAGTCGACGCGGCGGTCCTTTGCCGGTCTCGGGCCCTGGGATCGCTTCCAGGAGCGGCTGGCGAGCTTCAACGTCATGTTGATGGATCAGATTCAGCGTCGGCGCGCCTCCAACGCGCCGGGAGAGGACATCCTCTCGCTGCTGCTCTCCGTCCGGGACGAGGACGGCCAGCCCATGACGGACGAGCAGATCAAGGACGAGCTGCGCACCTTCCTGCTCGCCGGGCACGAGACCTCGGCCATCACCATGGCGTGGGTGCTGCAGTGGCTCCACCTCTACCCCGAGGTCCGGGAGAAGCTGGCGCAGGAGCTGGCGCCGCTCGGCTCCCAGCCTGAGGCGGAGAAGCTGGCCAGGCTGCCCTACCTGTCCGCGGTGGTGGACGAGACGCTGCGGATGTGTCCGGTGTTCCCGCTGACGCCGCGCAGGCTCATCGCGCCCTTCACCCTGCTGGGCCACCAGCTGCCCCCGGGAATGGGGGTGGCGGCCGCCATCACCCTGGTGCACAACAACCCGACGCTCTATCCCGAGCCCCAGCGCTTCCGGCCGGAGCGCTTCCTGGAGCGCAAGTACTCGCCCTTCGAGTTCATCCCCTTCGGAGGCGGGGCGCGGCGCTGCATCGGCATGGCCTTCGCGAACTACGAGATCAAGATCGTGGTGGGCACGCTGATGGCGGCCTATCGCTTCTCGCTGGAGAACCCGCGGCCGGCGAAGGTCGTCCGTCGCAACCTGACGCTGGGGCCGAACACTCCCATCCCGATGCGTTACGAGGGAGAGGCGCGCAACGTCGCGGCCGCCGCCTGA
- a CDS encoding alanine/glycine:cation symporter family protein, whose protein sequence is MLPEPLRRAIFWASDFVWGPWTLALLLGAGLFLTFRYRFAQVRLFPEAARTLVPAPQEGARGALSPFQAFMTALGASIGTGNIAGVATAVVSGGPGAVFWIWCYGFFATVIKLTEAVLGIRYRSIRDGHVSAGPMHYLREGLRSPALGWLYALVAGIAALTTTPFTQPNSMAVVLESQFHIPTWASGVGIAVLAWLVIIGGVRSIGSVAEKLAPLKVGLYLAGGLWVILFHAGRVPEVFALIFREAFSLQSVAGGGAGIGMMVAMRYGLARGIYANEAGYGTAAVAYGSARSEQPLQQGLNAVMEVFIVSFVTSSISALTILVSGVWQSGKTSTALVAAAFDTAIPVGGWVVAFCSFLFGYTTLIGWAYYGEQFLEYIVGRKVAKPYRWVYCGLIYFGAVGKPETVWAWGDLMNGLQIFPNMIGILGLSGLVVQALRERKGRLEAPGVPSASRSGPSEP, encoded by the coding sequence ATGCTGCCCGAGCCTCTCCGCCGCGCCATCTTCTGGGCCAGTGACTTCGTCTGGGGCCCGTGGACGCTGGCCCTGCTCCTCGGAGCAGGCCTCTTCCTGACCTTCCGCTACCGCTTCGCCCAGGTGAGGCTCTTCCCGGAGGCGGCGCGCACCCTGGTGCCAGCCCCGCAGGAGGGAGCCCGCGGCGCGCTCTCGCCCTTCCAGGCCTTCATGACGGCGCTCGGCGCCTCCATCGGCACGGGCAACATCGCCGGCGTGGCCACCGCCGTCGTCTCCGGTGGCCCCGGCGCCGTCTTCTGGATCTGGTGCTACGGCTTCTTCGCCACCGTCATCAAGCTCACCGAGGCGGTGCTGGGCATCCGCTACCGCTCCATCCGCGACGGCCACGTCTCCGCCGGGCCCATGCACTACCTGCGCGAGGGGCTCCGCTCGCCGGCGCTGGGGTGGCTCTACGCGCTGGTGGCGGGCATCGCCGCCCTCACCACCACCCCCTTCACCCAGCCCAACTCCATGGCCGTGGTGCTGGAGAGCCAGTTCCACATCCCCACCTGGGCCTCCGGCGTGGGCATCGCCGTGCTGGCCTGGCTCGTCATCATCGGCGGCGTCCGCTCCATCGGGAGCGTGGCCGAGAAGCTCGCGCCGCTCAAGGTGGGCCTCTATCTGGCCGGCGGCCTCTGGGTCATCCTCTTCCACGCCGGGCGCGTGCCGGAGGTCTTCGCGCTCATCTTCCGCGAGGCCTTCTCCCTGCAGTCCGTCGCGGGCGGCGGCGCGGGCATCGGCATGATGGTGGCCATGCGCTATGGCCTGGCCCGTGGCATCTACGCCAACGAGGCCGGCTACGGCACCGCGGCGGTCGCCTACGGCAGCGCGCGCAGCGAGCAGCCGCTCCAGCAGGGACTCAACGCCGTGATGGAGGTCTTCATCGTCTCCTTCGTCACCTCCTCCATCAGCGCCCTCACCATCCTGGTGAGCGGCGTGTGGCAGTCCGGGAAGACGAGCACGGCCCTGGTCGCGGCGGCCTTCGACACCGCCATCCCCGTGGGAGGCTGGGTGGTGGCCTTCTGCTCCTTCCTCTTCGGCTACACCACGCTCATCGGCTGGGCCTACTACGGCGAGCAGTTCCTCGAGTACATCGTCGGCAGGAAGGTCGCGAAGCCCTACCGCTGGGTCTACTGCGGCCTCATCTACTTCGGCGCCGTGGGCAAGCCCGAGACGGTGTGGGCCTGGGGTGACCTCATGAACGGCCTGCAGATCTTCCCCAACATGATCGGCATCCTCGGCCTGTCGGGGCTGGTGGTGCAGGCCCTGCGCGAGCGGAAGGGCCGGCTGGAGGCGCCGGGTGTTCCCAGCGCCTCCCGCTCCGGCCCCTCGGAGCCCTGA
- a CDS encoding DmpA family aminopeptidase: MSPRSLASVLPVACCLLLLPGEVAAQPAPAKGTPALGKARSRDLGIPFGGQPGTLDAITDVPGIEVGHTTLISGQGKLVTGKGPVRTGVTAVWPRGKVGTAPVFAATYSLNGNGEMTGTHWLDESGFLYGPVLLTNTFSVGAVHEAMVAWAVPRGRSWELGLPVVAETYDGILNDVEGFHVKQQHVFNALNSATGGPVAEGSVGGGTGMLCNGFKGGIGTASRKLSEANGGYTVGVLVQCNYGRRPLLTVAGVPVGEEIPDLRPCKTGDWKPSNPLIKDMPTCTKQGASRPSFPEGLGSIIVVVATDAPLLPHQLGRIARRVPLGIARMGGLAEDFSGELFLAFSTQPTLPTAPGPVATVSVLDNERMNPLFEATVQATQEAILNSMLAADTMTGADGIRVFALPHDRLMEVMKKYGRN, translated from the coding sequence ATGAGTCCTCGATCTCTTGCTTCCGTTCTGCCCGTTGCGTGCTGCCTGCTGCTGCTTCCCGGGGAGGTGGCGGCACAGCCGGCTCCGGCGAAGGGCACGCCGGCACTAGGCAAGGCCCGCTCCCGTGACCTGGGAATCCCCTTTGGGGGACAGCCTGGGACGCTCGACGCCATCACGGACGTGCCGGGCATCGAGGTCGGCCACACCACGTTGATCTCGGGACAGGGGAAGCTGGTGACGGGCAAGGGGCCGGTGCGTACGGGCGTCACCGCCGTGTGGCCTCGCGGGAAGGTGGGGACGGCGCCTGTCTTCGCGGCCACGTACTCGCTGAATGGCAACGGGGAGATGACGGGCACGCACTGGCTCGACGAGTCGGGCTTTCTCTACGGCCCCGTGCTGCTCACCAACACCTTCAGCGTGGGGGCGGTGCACGAGGCGATGGTGGCGTGGGCCGTGCCGCGGGGGCGGAGCTGGGAGCTCGGTCTGCCGGTGGTGGCGGAGACCTACGACGGCATCCTGAACGACGTCGAAGGCTTCCACGTGAAGCAGCAGCACGTGTTCAACGCGCTCAACAGCGCGACGGGAGGGCCCGTGGCGGAGGGCTCGGTGGGAGGCGGGACGGGGATGCTCTGCAATGGCTTCAAGGGAGGGATCGGCACGGCCTCGCGCAAGCTCTCGGAGGCGAACGGGGGCTATACGGTGGGCGTGCTCGTGCAGTGCAACTACGGCAGGCGGCCGCTGCTCACCGTGGCGGGGGTGCCGGTGGGAGAGGAGATTCCGGACCTCCGCCCGTGCAAGACGGGAGACTGGAAGCCGTCGAACCCGCTCATCAAGGACATGCCCACCTGCACGAAGCAGGGAGCCTCGCGGCCGTCCTTTCCGGAGGGACTGGGCTCCATCATCGTGGTCGTGGCGACGGACGCGCCGCTGCTGCCGCATCAGCTCGGACGGATTGCCCGGCGAGTGCCGCTCGGTATCGCGAGGATGGGGGGACTGGCGGAGGACTTCTCCGGGGAGCTGTTCCTGGCCTTCTCCACGCAGCCGACGCTCCCCACCGCGCCGGGCCCGGTGGCCACGGTCTCCGTGCTCGACAACGAGCGCATGAACCCGCTCTTCGAAGCCACGGTGCAGGCCACGCAGGAGGCCATCCTCAACTCGATGCTGGCCGCCGACACCATGACGGGCGCGGACGGGATCCGCGTGTTCGCCCTGCCGCACGATCGGCTGATGGAGGTGATGAAGAAGTACGGGCGGAATTGA
- a CDS encoding head protein codes for MKIGELSLEAQELLGRLREEARPEEEKQRLLVAMDALRFIAATGQSHDFDEYRKSLDAKAPPLVIASFRTREEADTWLNAHPNPPHHSYVLVGGEYHVVMYVPERNHRRLIAHPVLEFYLEDMVRQGLPAPVATFSTAEEARDWLDSQPEPPRQVFIQIAGEYHLVVYHHRVGLRAIHPISLAAKSEPKEPMGD; via the coding sequence ATGAAGATTGGAGAGCTCTCCCTGGAAGCGCAGGAACTCCTTGGGAGACTTCGAGAAGAGGCTCGACCCGAGGAGGAGAAGCAGCGACTGCTCGTGGCCATGGACGCGCTCCGGTTCATCGCGGCCACTGGCCAATCCCATGACTTCGACGAGTATCGCAAGAGCCTGGATGCTAAGGCTCCTCCGCTGGTGATCGCATCCTTCAGGACGCGAGAGGAGGCAGACACGTGGCTGAATGCGCACCCAAATCCTCCGCATCACTCCTATGTCCTGGTGGGTGGTGAGTACCACGTCGTCATGTATGTCCCGGAGCGCAATCACCGCAGGCTGATCGCTCATCCTGTGCTCGAGTTCTACCTCGAGGACATGGTTCGTCAGGGGCTGCCTGCCCCGGTTGCGACATTCAGCACGGCCGAGGAGGCAAGAGACTGGCTCGACAGCCAGCCTGAACCGCCACGTCAGGTCTTCATCCAGATTGCGGGCGAGTACCACCTCGTTGTGTACCATCACAGGGTGGGGCTGCGCGCCATCCATCCCATCTCCCTGGCTGCGAAGTCCGAGCCGAAAGAGCCGATGGGAGACTGA
- a CDS encoding DNA alkylation repair protein, whose product MSAQIVMKELAQVASPEKAAFFPRFFKTGPGEYAEGDRFLGVTVPHQRRIARSHRELPLAEVEKLVGSPIHEHRLTGFIILTEQFRKADEATREKLFAFCRKHVAQVNNWDIVDTMAPKIFGEHLITHPELRKLLYTFAGDASVWKRRIAIISTQTFIRRGDFKDTLALAERLLRDPHDLLHKAVGWMLREVGDRDRPCLEAFLERHAAEMPRTMLRYAIEKLPPPRRRHFMER is encoded by the coding sequence ATGTCCGCCCAGATCGTCATGAAGGAGCTGGCCCAGGTCGCCAGCCCGGAGAAGGCCGCCTTCTTCCCGCGGTTCTTCAAGACGGGCCCGGGAGAGTACGCGGAGGGAGATCGGTTCCTGGGAGTGACGGTGCCGCACCAGCGGCGCATCGCCCGGAGCCACCGGGAGCTGCCGCTGGCGGAGGTGGAGAAGCTGGTGGGCAGCCCCATCCACGAGCACCGCCTCACGGGGTTCATCATCCTCACGGAGCAGTTCCGCAAGGCGGACGAGGCCACGCGGGAGAAGCTCTTCGCGTTCTGCCGCAAGCACGTGGCGCAGGTGAACAACTGGGACATCGTGGACACGATGGCGCCGAAGATCTTCGGCGAGCACCTCATCACGCATCCGGAGCTGCGGAAGCTGCTGTACACGTTCGCGGGCGACGCCTCGGTGTGGAAGCGGCGCATCGCCATCATCTCCACGCAGACGTTCATCCGGCGCGGCGACTTCAAGGACACCCTGGCGCTCGCGGAGCGCCTGCTCCGAGATCCGCACGATCTGCTGCACAAGGCGGTGGGGTGGATGCTACGCGAGGTGGGCGATCGGGACCGCCCGTGCCTGGAGGCCTTCCTCGAGCGCCACGCCGCGGAGATGCCGCGCACCATGCTGCGCTATGCCATCGAGAAGCTGCCGCCGCCGCGTCGCCGGCACTTCATGGAGCGGTGA
- a CDS encoding VOC family protein, with translation MGSEPGIISFVKLLVSDGERSTRFYEGLGFERVQSEPPFIHLRWGQSADVYLVATPAGSALQGRRGLGVLVGFRAGSEGIEAVAARALKLGVEAEGPTLQPWHTREILITDPDGYRLNFIEPA, from the coding sequence ATGGGAAGCGAACCGGGAATCATCTCCTTCGTGAAGCTGCTCGTGTCGGACGGCGAGCGCTCGACACGGTTCTACGAGGGGCTCGGCTTCGAGCGGGTACAGTCGGAGCCTCCCTTCATCCACCTGCGCTGGGGCCAGAGCGCGGACGTCTACCTGGTAGCCACTCCAGCGGGCTCGGCCCTGCAGGGACGGCGTGGCCTGGGAGTGCTGGTGGGCTTTCGCGCCGGCTCCGAGGGCATCGAAGCGGTCGCCGCGCGAGCGCTGAAGCTCGGGGTGGAGGCGGAGGGGCCCACCCTCCAGCCGTGGCACACCCGGGAGATCCTCATCACCGATCCGGACGGGTACCGGCTCAACTTCATCGAGCCGGCCTGA
- a CDS encoding alpha/beta hydrolase-fold protein encodes MTQRHASPLVFLLWLTVGLGVCAAGPTPPAQGSDTQLTFDVTVPVETAAEAEIWISGNHPSLGDWNGKGLKLTRAPDGHYTGSISLPARTKLEFKVTRGSWETVEKEASGQELRNRGLKVGSEPQHVSVSVARWADQKNAPAQRTLTGNIRYLRGVASTFLPRKRDIIVWLPPDYEDKPKRRYPVLYMHDGQNLMDAATSYTGAEWRVDEAAQQLVTDQQVEPLIIVGVYNTEDRFAEYTQVKDTGEFAHLGGGNADAYGRFLVEELKPMIDRTFRTKTGAQDTGLAGSSLGGLVTLHLGIKYPNIFRRLGVVSPSVFWGNKDIVARVKALKKKPPLKLWVDIGTEESKGSQETVDDTRLLREALLAEGWVEGKDLRYLEIPGAVHTETAWADRIDDVLKYLYPAQGR; translated from the coding sequence ATGACGCAGCGACATGCATCTCCCCTGGTCTTCCTCCTCTGGCTCACCGTGGGGCTGGGAGTCTGTGCGGCGGGGCCAACCCCGCCCGCGCAGGGCAGTGACACCCAGCTCACCTTCGATGTGACGGTCCCCGTGGAGACGGCGGCGGAGGCGGAGATCTGGATCTCCGGCAACCACCCCTCGCTGGGCGACTGGAATGGCAAGGGCTTGAAGCTGACCCGGGCTCCGGACGGGCACTACACCGGCAGCATCTCCCTGCCCGCGCGCACGAAGCTCGAGTTCAAGGTGACGCGTGGCTCGTGGGAGACGGTGGAGAAGGAGGCCTCCGGGCAGGAGCTGCGCAACCGCGGCCTGAAGGTGGGCAGCGAGCCCCAGCATGTCTCCGTCTCGGTGGCGCGCTGGGCGGATCAGAAGAACGCCCCGGCGCAGCGCACGCTCACCGGCAACATCCGCTACCTGCGCGGGGTGGCCTCCACCTTCCTGCCCCGCAAGCGCGACATCATCGTCTGGCTGCCGCCCGACTATGAGGACAAGCCGAAGCGGCGCTACCCCGTGCTCTACATGCACGACGGGCAGAACCTCATGGACGCCGCCACCTCGTACACGGGGGCGGAGTGGCGGGTGGACGAGGCGGCCCAGCAGTTGGTGACGGATCAGCAGGTGGAGCCGCTCATCATCGTCGGCGTGTACAACACCGAGGATCGCTTCGCCGAGTACACCCAGGTGAAGGACACCGGCGAGTTCGCCCACCTGGGCGGCGGCAACGCGGACGCGTACGGGCGCTTCCTGGTGGAGGAGCTCAAGCCGATGATCGATCGGACGTTCCGCACGAAGACGGGGGCTCAGGACACGGGGCTCGCGGGCTCCTCGCTGGGCGGGCTCGTCACCCTGCACCTGGGCATCAAGTACCCGAACATCTTCCGGCGCCTGGGGGTGGTGTCCCCGTCCGTGTTCTGGGGCAACAAGGACATCGTCGCCCGCGTGAAGGCGCTGAAGAAGAAGCCGCCCCTGAAGCTCTGGGTGGACATCGGCACCGAGGAGTCCAAGGGCAGCCAGGAGACGGTGGACGACACGCGGCTGCTGCGCGAGGCGCTGCTGGCCGAGGGCTGGGTGGAGGGCAAGGACCTCCGGTACCTGGAGATCCCTGGCGCCGTCCACACCGAGACGGCCTGGGCGGACCGCATCGACGACGTCCTCAAGTACCTCTACCCCGCCCAGGGGCGCTGA
- a CDS encoding SAM-dependent methyltransferase, producing the protein MSLHQRIAPKSSEVQSRYGNQKVPITTLIDDYIHERIDIQGDFREFIQQRDAVVDYSFVADHFKFVFTRFLPEVIIHSQEQDIRIGRAHYDRGNDFFGGFLGPRMVYTSGFFRSLDDSLEQAQDQKIRLVCEKMQLKKGERLLDIGCGWGTLVAHAARDFGVDATGVTVAEKGAAFANEQCAKEGVSGSARALVMDYRDIPKERFNKISCLEMAEHVGVRRFGAFLEQVYGLLEDDGIFFLQIAGLRARAGLLGFNLEDLVWGLFMNKYIFPGADASMPLSFVVENLEKAGFEIHSVENIGIHYSLTISRWYDNWMQNRAEVVKTYGEWWFRLWQVFLGWSVEIAAQGSSTCFQVVANKNLNRFDRRRWIGAVNLGERDLTTGSEKSASNKK; encoded by the coding sequence ATGTCTCTTCACCAGCGCATCGCCCCGAAGTCCTCGGAAGTCCAATCCCGCTATGGAAACCAGAAGGTTCCCATCACGACGCTCATCGACGACTACATTCATGAGCGGATCGACATCCAGGGCGACTTCCGCGAGTTCATCCAGCAGCGCGACGCGGTGGTGGACTACAGCTTCGTGGCGGACCACTTCAAGTTCGTCTTCACGCGCTTCCTGCCCGAGGTGATCATCCACTCGCAGGAGCAGGACATCCGCATCGGCCGCGCGCACTATGATCGCGGCAACGACTTCTTCGGCGGCTTCCTCGGGCCGCGCATGGTGTACACCTCGGGCTTCTTCCGCTCGCTCGACGACTCGCTGGAGCAGGCCCAGGACCAGAAGATCCGGCTCGTCTGCGAGAAGATGCAGCTGAAGAAGGGCGAGCGCCTGCTGGACATCGGCTGTGGCTGGGGGACGCTGGTGGCGCACGCCGCGCGGGACTTCGGCGTGGACGCCACGGGCGTCACCGTGGCCGAGAAGGGCGCCGCCTTCGCCAACGAGCAGTGCGCCAAGGAGGGCGTCTCCGGCTCCGCGCGCGCGCTGGTGATGGACTACCGCGACATTCCGAAGGAGCGCTTCAACAAGATCTCCTGCCTGGAGATGGCCGAGCACGTGGGCGTGCGCCGCTTCGGGGCCTTCCTGGAGCAGGTGTACGGGCTGCTCGAGGATGACGGCATCTTCTTCCTCCAGATCGCCGGCCTGCGCGCGCGCGCGGGCCTGCTGGGCTTCAACCTGGAGGACCTGGTGTGGGGCCTCTTCATGAACAAGTACATCTTCCCCGGCGCGGACGCCTCCATGCCGCTGAGCTTCGTGGTGGAGAACCTGGAGAAGGCGGGCTTCGAGATCCACTCCGTGGAGAACATCGGCATCCACTACTCGCTCACCATCTCGCGCTGGTACGACAACTGGATGCAGAACCGGGCCGAGGTGGTGAAGACGTATGGCGAGTGGTGGTTCCGCCTGTGGCAGGTGTTCCTCGGCTGGTCGGTGGAGATCGCCGCGCAGGGCAGCTCTACCTGCTTCCAGGTGGTGGCCAACAAGAACCTCAACCGCTTCGATCGCCGCCGCTGGATCGGCGCGGTGAACCTGGGCGAGAGGGACCTCACGACTGGCAGTGAAAAGTCCGCCTCGAACAAGAAGTAA